Part of the Coriobacteriaceae bacterium genome is shown below.
TGTAGGGGCTCTCGCCCTCAACCGCGGGACCGTCGTCCTCCTTGCCGCCAACCTTGCCAAGCTCGGCCTCGACGGGCACACCCATGGCGCGGCCAGCGTCGGCGACGGACTTGGTCAGGGCGATGTTGTCCTCGAAGGACTCGTGCGAACCGTCGATCATGACAGAGGTGTAGCCAGTGCGGAAAGCCTGCATGCAGCGGTCATAGCCATCGCCATGATCGAGGTGCAGGGCGACGGGCACGGAAGCGCGCTCGGCGGCAGCCTTGACCATGCCGTAGAAGTAGTCCAGACCAGCGGTCTTGATGGTGCCCGGGGTGGTCTGCATGATGACGGGGGACTTGGTCTCCTCGGCAGCGGCCAGAACGGCCATAACAAACTCGAGGTTCTCGACGTTGAACGCGCCAACGGCGTAATGGCCGGCCTGAGCGTCCTTGAGCATCTTTTCGGTGGTAACAAGTGCCATGAGCGTTTGCTCCTCTCCCTCGCCCGCATCTGGACATCGGGCGTACGTGTCCGCAAGGCGTTTTACCTTGCGTTTTGCTGCGTCCATTGTATGAAATTCAGCGGCTTTGCATGTGCGAGATATTGAGCCCATGCAGGTCAATACAGTCGTTTTTGAAAAGTAAACGGAAGGAATTGGAGCCGAGTGGGCGTATTCGATATTGAATTTTGGGCGTTCAGCGTCTTTCTTTTATAGAAAAGATAAGTAATCGAAAGGCGTTTTCTTACTCAAAAAGAAAATGAACGAAAATAGAGTCAACACAATTCCTGCAAATTTAGCCGAGAATGGAGCAAGCATGGCCCAAGCCACCAACCGTGCCTTTGCCGACGAACGCCGTACCGCCATTATGGAAATGCTCGATCATAATGCCTCGGTGCAGGTAGCAGAAATCGCCCAGACCTTTGGCGTGTCCTCCGTCACCGCCCGCGCCGACCTGGACGCGCTCGCCGAAGCAGGCAAGCTGCGCCGCACGCACGGCGGTGCCGTATCACTCCACAAACGTCTGACCGTCTCCACGCAGGATCGCCGCATCAATGTCAACGTCGCCGCCAAGCAGGCCATCGCGCAAAGCGCCATCGAGCTCGTCAATGACGGCGACACGCTGCTCGTCGACTCGGGCACCACGGCGCTCGAGTTCGTCCAGCTCCTCGATCAGCGCGACGGTATCACCGTCATCACGGCCGACATTACCATTGCCGATTACATCGACGAGAGCATGCCCTCAGTCGATGTCGTCATGCTGGGCGGGGCGCTGCGCAAAGGCCATCGTTATTTGTACGGACCGCTCACTATGCAGGCGCTCCAAATGGTCCATGCCGATCTGGCCGTCATGTGCCCCGGCGCCTTTGTCCCCAGCTGCGGCTTTACGACCGACTTTCCCCAGATGGCCGAGACCAAAACGGCTATGATCACCGCGGCCCATCAAAGCGTCGCCCTCATGGACGCCAGCAAGGTTAACGGACGCGGCATGTACCGCTTTGCCGAGCTTGCCGATGTCGACTCCATCGTGATGGACCGTGACCCCGACCATGCCGTCGCCACCTCGATCGCCGAGGCCACTGACAGCTCACGTCCAGCCCTCGTCATCGCCGGCGCTTAAACAAAAACCACCACAAAGGTGCCTGTCCCCTTCGTGGTGGTTTGAGCGTTAAAAGCGATATATCGCTACTTGGACAGCTCGTCGGCGAGGGCCTCGATTTGGGCGCGCGAGGCGTCGTTGAGCGAGCCCAGCACAGTCACCTTGTTCTGCGTCAGGGTGATGTCCTTCATGCCCTCGAGCTCCTTGGTCATAACCTTGGCAGCTGCGGGCGCCCAGGAACCGGACTCGACAAGCGCCACGGTGCGGTTCTGGTAGGCATGCTCGGCGAGCGTGTGGATAAAGGTGCTCATGCACGGGAAGATCTCGCCCTGATAGGTAATGGAGGCGAGCACCAGACGGTCGTAGCGGAACGCATCCTCAACGGCCTCGGCCATGTCGTCGCGAGCCAGGTCAAAGACGGAGACCTTCTGGCCGCGAGCCTCGAGCGCAGATGCGAGCTCCTCGACGGCAGCCT
Proteins encoded:
- a CDS encoding class II fructose-bisphosphate aldolase — its product is MALVTTEKMLKDAQAGHYAVGAFNVENLEFVMAVLAAAEETKSPVIMQTTPGTIKTAGLDYFYGMVKAAAERASVPVALHLDHGDGYDRCMQAFRTGYTSVMIDGSHESFEDNIALTKSVADAGRAMGVPVEAELGKVGGKEDDGPAVEGESPYTDPAEAKEFVERTGCTSLAIGVGTSHGVYTSDPHIEQSVVKAIRDAVDVPLVLHGTSGVPDEQVAEAVKNGICKVNYATELRQAYTKGFMAYMAENPACFDPKKPAKEGMREITELVKIRMTNLNSVGKAE
- a CDS encoding DeoR/GlpR family DNA-binding transcription regulator, with product MAQATNRAFADERRTAIMEMLDHNASVQVAEIAQTFGVSSVTARADLDALAEAGKLRRTHGGAVSLHKRLTVSTQDRRINVNVAAKQAIAQSAIELVNDGDTLLVDSGTTALEFVQLLDQRDGITVITADITIADYIDESMPSVDVVMLGGALRKGHRYLYGPLTMQALQMVHADLAVMCPGAFVPSCGFTTDFPQMAETKTAMITAAHQSVALMDASKVNGRGMYRFAELADVDSIVMDRDPDHAVATSIAEATDSSRPALVIAGA